A single genomic interval of Bos indicus isolate NIAB-ARS_2022 breed Sahiwal x Tharparkar chromosome 5, NIAB-ARS_B.indTharparkar_mat_pri_1.0, whole genome shotgun sequence harbors:
- the CKAP4 gene encoding cytoskeleton-associated protein 4, which produces MPSAKQRGSKGGHGAASPSEKGAHPSGGADDVAKKPPPAPQQHPPPPAPHPQQQHPPQHPQNQAHGKGGHRGGKSSSSAAAAAASSSASCSRRLGRVLNFLFYLALVAAAAFSGWCVHHVLEEVQHVRRSHQDFSRQREELGQGLQGVEQKVQSLQATFGTFESLVRSSQHKHDLTEKAVKQGESEINRISEVLQKLQNEILKDLSDGIHVVKDARERDFTSLENTVEERLTELTKSINDNIAIFTDVQKRSQKEINDVKAKVASLEDSEGYKQDLKALKEVVKEIQTSVKSKEKDMEALRSTIQTMESDVYTEVKELVSLKQEQQRFKEAADSEHHTLQALTEKILRAEESAAHLPEEIRRLEEELGQLKAAALRPEEDGAFRPSEAFETLQKESQGLDSRLQSVEDGVQAARAASARQGESLEALRAQSEEQARRLAELQERVAGLGPDADAEGGLAGTVRGLGEAQLSLAGDVDELKRRVAELPGAVEALQKVQEQVHTLLGREATAVPPQDLLDRLSSLDNLRASVGQVESDLKMLRTAVDSLVAYSVKIETNENNLESAKGLLEDLRNDLDRLFVKVEKIHEKV; this is translated from the exons ATGCCCTCGGCCAAACAAAGGGGCTCCAAGGGCGGCCACGGCGCCGCGAGCCCCTCGGAGAAGGGCGCCCACCCGTCGGGCGGCGCGGATGACGTGGCGAAGAAGCCGCCGCCGGCGCCGCAGCAGCacccgccgccgcccgcgccgcACCCGCAGCAGCAGCACCCGCCGCAGCATCCGCAGAACCAGGCGCACGGCAAGGGCGGCCACCGCGGCGGCAAGTCTTCCTCctccgccgccgctgctgccgccTCGTCCTCCGCGTCCTGCTCGCGTAGGCTCGGCCGGGTGCTTAACTTTCTCTTCTACCTCGCCCTGGTGGCGGCGGCCGCCTTCTCGGGCTGGTGTGTCCACCACGTCCTGGAGGAGGTCCAGCACGTCCGGCGCAGCCACCAGGACTTCTCCCGGCAGCGGGAGGAGCTGGGTCAGGGCTTGCAGGGCGTCGAGCAGAAG GTGCAGTCTCTGCAAGCCACATTCGGTACTTTTGAGTCCCTCGTGAGAAGCTCCCAGCATAAACATGATCTCACAGAGAAAGCTGTGAAGCAGGGGGAGAGCGAGATCAACCGCATCAGTGAAGTTCTACAAAAACTCCAGAATGAGATCCTCAAAGACCTCTCTGATGGGATCCACGTGGTCAAGGATGCCCGGGAGCGAGACTTCACCTCCCTGGAGAACACAGTGGAGGAAAGGCTGACGGAGCTCACCAAGTCCATCAATGACAACATCGCCATCTTCACGGATGTCCAGAAGAGGAGCCAGAAGGAAATCAACGACGTGAAGGCCAAGGTCGCCTCTCTGGAAGACTCGGAGGGATACAAGCAGGATCTGAAAGCCTTGAAGGAAGTGGTTAAGGAAATACAAACCTCTGTGAAGTCCAAAGAGAAGGACATGGAGGCCCTGAGAAGCACCATCCAGACCATGGAGTCGGATGTCTACACAGAGGTCAAAGAACTGGTGAGCCTCAAACAGGAGCAGCAGAGGTTCAAGGAGGCGGCCGATTCGGAACATCACACCCTTCAGGCGCTCACGGAGAAGATCCTCCGGGCTGAGGAGTCTGCCGCCCATCTCCCCGAGGAGATCAGGAGACTCGAGGAGGAGCTCGGCCAGCTCAAGGCCGCAGCCCTCCGGCCAGAAGAAGACGGGGCCTTCAGACCCTCCGAGGCCTTTGAAACGCTCCAAAAGGAGAGCCAAGGCTTGGACTCGCGGCTGCAGAGCGTGGAAGACGGGGTGCAGGCGGCGCGGGCAGCCTCAGCGCGCCAGGGCGAGAGCCTGGAGGCGCTGCGCGCTCAGAGCGAAGAACAGGCGCGGCGCCTGGCGGAGCTGCAGGAGCGCGTGGCCGGCCTGGGCCCCGACGCTGATGCCGAGGGCGGCCTGGCAGGCACGGTGCGTGGCCTTGGCGAGGCCCAGCTCTCACTGGCCGGTGACGTGGACGAGCTGAAGCGCCGCGTGGCCGAGCTCCCCGGCGCTGTGGAGGCTCTGCAGAAGGTGCAGGAGCAGGTCCACACGCTGCTGGGCCGCGAGGCCACCGCCGTGCCCCcccaggacctgctggacagACTCTCCTCTCTCGACAACCTCAGAGCCTCTGTGGGCCAGGTGGAGTCGGACTTAAAAATGCTTAGGACTGCTGTGGACAGTTTGGTCGCGTACTCGGTGAAGATCGAGACCAACGAGAACAACTTGGAGTCCGCCAAGGGTTTGCTAGAGGACCTGAGGAATGACCTGGATAGGTTGTTTGTGAAAGTGGAAAAGATTCATGAGAAAGTCTAA